A region of the Candidatus Obscuribacterales bacterium genome:
TCAGGCCGTCGCCTCGAGGCCAGGATGTCAAGAAAGCGGTAGAGCAGCAGATAGGAGTTGGGATAACGGCACTGCAGGGCTGGCAGGCTCAGCAGGGTGGCCGTGATGTGTTGCCGCAGGAGGGCGCGGGGCGCTGCCACAGCCTGAACAGCCTCGCTAGGGGTCCAGCCTGGCGTGAAGATCACATACACGGGAACACTGCGGCCTTTCTCCGTCCGCCACACCGCCTCAGCCTCGCGTATGGCAGGGTCAAGCCTGGCCGGGTCAATCTCATCGGCATGCGTCAGCAGACACATAATTTGGGCAGATTGGGTTTGCTCACTATTGCACAACATCGAGCGCCATTTCCGCAATACATCCGCAAAGCCAGGTTCAGACACGTCGCAGACCACTATGTAGAGGGCCACAGGCGAGAAGAAGAGCTCGTGGAGAGTGCGGTACACCTCCTGGCCGCCAACATCCCACAGCTGAAGGATAAGCCCAGGCTCACGATCAAGAGCTTCTAGAGCCTCGGCCAAGATATCTTTTTCTGCTGGTGTGTCCGCCGAGGTCGCTTGA
Encoded here:
- a CDS encoding ADP-ribosylation factor-like protein, which produces MSCPTLVPVRISYYDSNNPGAQVPSDETSTQAVAEDVEASAAQASALGPELPQATSADTPAEKDILAEALEALDREPGLILQLWDVGGQEVYRTLHELFFSPVALYIVVCDVSEPGFADVLRKWRSMLCNSEQTQSAQIMCLLTHADEIDPARLDPAIREAEAVWRTEKGRSVPVYVIFTPGWTPSEAVQAVAAPRALLRQHITATLLSLPALQCRYPNSYLLLYRFLDILASRRRPDATAIDVVGVEELHRELDKYGDEVLVPEEREAALAQL